From Streptomyces yatensis, one genomic window encodes:
- a CDS encoding GNAT family N-acetyltransferase, giving the protein MTSTPRSQDGSRAPASPATEPARGWTVAARPVDDPVSAMLLREYLVDVADRYYRLHEERDSTPEEIEQALAEMPSDDLAPPRGVFLLAHHEGELAGCAGVRLMDGRTAGPERAAELKRVYVRPAKRGLGGGAALLAAVETAAGELGAERIALDTRLDLVEARALYARHGYREVPPFTEGPYAEVWMAKELG; this is encoded by the coding sequence ATGACGAGTACGCCACGTAGCCAGGACGGTTCGCGCGCCCCGGCCTCCCCCGCGACGGAGCCGGCGAGGGGCTGGACGGTCGCCGCGCGGCCCGTCGACGATCCGGTCTCGGCCATGCTGCTGCGCGAGTACCTCGTCGATGTCGCGGACCGCTACTACCGGCTCCACGAGGAGCGGGACTCGACCCCGGAGGAGATCGAGCAGGCGCTCGCGGAGATGCCCAGCGACGATCTCGCCCCGCCGCGGGGGGTCTTCCTGCTGGCCCATCACGAGGGCGAACTCGCCGGCTGTGCGGGGGTGCGGCTGATGGACGGGCGCACGGCGGGGCCGGAGCGCGCGGCGGAGCTGAAGCGGGTGTACGTACGGCCCGCCAAGCGGGGGCTGGGCGGCGGCGCCGCGCTGCTCGCGGCCGTCGAGACGGCGGCGGGCGAACTGGGCGCCGAGCGGATCGCGCTCGACACCCGGCTCGACCTGGTCGAGGCCCGCGCGCTGTACGCCCGGCATGGGTACCGGGAGGTGCCGCCCTTCACGGAGGGGCCGTACGCCGAGGTCTGGATGGCCAAGGAGCTGGGCTGA
- a CDS encoding GNAT family N-acetyltransferase — MPAAPRIDRLTAADFPDTVKALAELLVDAVDDGASMGFLAPFDHETAASWWQTQAPAVADGTLAVWVCHDTHGITGTVSLAFSRKPNGRHRAELLKLIVHREARGRGIARALLATAEAAATAAGVTLLLLDTRTGSPAERVYGAEGWTRYGIVPAYAADPDGSLEDCSFFYKHLTPPTGS, encoded by the coding sequence GTGCCCGCAGCACCCCGCATCGACCGCCTGACTGCCGCCGACTTCCCCGACACAGTCAAGGCTCTGGCCGAGCTCCTGGTCGACGCCGTCGACGACGGTGCCTCCATGGGTTTCCTGGCCCCCTTCGACCATGAGACCGCCGCGAGCTGGTGGCAGACGCAGGCCCCGGCGGTGGCCGACGGCACCCTGGCCGTCTGGGTCTGCCACGACACCCACGGCATCACCGGGACCGTCAGCCTGGCCTTCTCCCGGAAGCCCAACGGCCGTCACCGGGCCGAGCTCCTCAAACTGATCGTCCATCGCGAGGCCCGGGGCCGGGGCATCGCCCGCGCCCTCCTGGCCACCGCCGAAGCCGCCGCCACCGCCGCCGGGGTCACCCTCCTGCTGCTGGACACCCGCACCGGCAGCCCCGCCGAGCGGGTCTACGGCGCCGAGGGCTGGACCCGCTACGGCATCGTCCCGGCCTACGCCGCCGACCCGGACGGCTCCCTGGAGGACTGCAGCTTCTTCTACAAGCACCTCACGCCGCCGACCGGGTCGTAA
- a CDS encoding serine hydrolase domain-containing protein yields the protein MERYSGWADEGFGGVAEVFARNFEEFPELGAAVTVFAGGRKVVELWGGVADQGSGRAWERDTAVPVFSCAKGIVSVCAHLLAQEGRLDLDAPVSRYWPEFDRYGKEAITCRMVLGHRAGVPVLDRVLTFEEIADWEPVIRAIEGQTPLWEPGVSYEYHGHVFGFLIGEVIRRITGHTPGAYFRRAVADPLGLRAWIGLPTAERDGRARLVEAEGRPGMPGPEHLLTRIVTMNGALAFPGLEEPHGWNDPALLGMELPGAGATASATGLAGLYAAAVTGIEGHRRLLSPETVTDAVREVSSGKGWLGFDMGARWGSGFLLDSPSFRPMLGERSFGNDGAGGQFALGDDEFGVGFAYVANRMIGHGDARASRLVAALRKSLGG from the coding sequence ATGGAGCGGTACAGCGGGTGGGCCGATGAGGGGTTCGGCGGCGTCGCCGAGGTGTTCGCGCGGAACTTCGAGGAGTTTCCCGAACTCGGGGCGGCCGTCACCGTCTTCGCCGGTGGCCGCAAGGTCGTGGAGCTGTGGGGCGGGGTCGCGGACCAGGGGAGCGGGCGGGCGTGGGAGCGGGACACCGCCGTGCCGGTGTTCTCGTGCGCCAAGGGCATCGTGAGCGTCTGCGCCCACCTCCTCGCCCAGGAGGGGCGGCTGGACCTCGATGCCCCGGTGAGCCGGTACTGGCCGGAGTTCGACCGGTACGGCAAGGAGGCCATCACCTGCCGGATGGTCCTCGGGCACCGGGCGGGGGTCCCCGTGCTCGACCGGGTGCTGACGTTCGAGGAGATCGCCGACTGGGAGCCGGTGATCCGCGCCATCGAGGGGCAGACGCCGCTGTGGGAGCCGGGTGTGTCGTACGAGTACCACGGCCATGTCTTCGGCTTCCTCATCGGTGAGGTCATCCGGCGGATCACCGGCCACACCCCCGGCGCGTACTTCCGCCGGGCCGTGGCGGATCCGCTGGGGCTGCGGGCCTGGATCGGGCTGCCCACGGCGGAGAGGGACGGGCGGGCCCGGCTCGTCGAGGCCGAGGGGCGGCCCGGGATGCCGGGGCCCGAGCATCTGCTGACCCGCATCGTGACCATGAACGGCGCGCTGGCCTTCCCCGGCCTGGAGGAGCCGCACGGCTGGAACGACCCGGCGCTGCTCGGCATGGAGCTGCCCGGCGCCGGCGCCACGGCGTCGGCGACCGGGCTCGCCGGGCTGTACGCGGCGGCGGTGACCGGTATCGAGGGCCATCGGCGGCTGCTCAGCCCCGAGACCGTGACGGACGCGGTCCGCGAGGTCTCGTCCGGCAAGGGATGGCTGGGCTTTGACATGGGAGCGCGCTGGGGCTCGGGCTTTCTGCTCGACTCGCCGTCCTTCCGGCCGATGCTGGGGGAGCGCAGCTTCGGCAACGACGGGGCGGGCGGCCAATTCGCCCTCGGCGACGATGAGTTCGGGGTGGGCTTCGCCTATGTGGCCAACCGCATGATCGGCCACGGTGACGCCCGGGCCTCTCGTCTTGTCGCCGCCCTGCGGAAGTCTTTGGGCGGCTGA
- a CDS encoding helix-turn-helix domain-containing protein, translated as MGDPEIVAPLEARLATRLGDLRRERDWSLEELARRTGISRSTLSRLERGEISPTAALLNTLCTAYERTMSRLLAEVEAEPPQVVRAAAQPVWRDETSGFTRRSVSPPHPGLRGEVVEGTLRPGADIAYDGPPVPGVEQHIWVLEGAVEITANGQAYALGAGDCLRFRLWGSSRFRCVGSDPVRYALMVVLP; from the coding sequence ATGGGAGACCCGGAGATCGTCGCACCGCTGGAGGCCCGGCTGGCCACCCGCCTCGGCGACTTGCGCAGGGAACGAGACTGGTCACTGGAGGAGTTGGCGCGCCGGACGGGCATCAGCCGTTCGACGCTGTCCCGTCTCGAACGCGGCGAGATCAGCCCGACCGCCGCCCTGCTCAACACGTTGTGCACGGCCTACGAGCGCACGATGTCGCGGCTGCTGGCCGAGGTGGAGGCGGAGCCGCCCCAGGTGGTGCGCGCCGCCGCGCAGCCGGTGTGGCGGGACGAGACCTCGGGGTTCACCCGCCGCTCGGTGTCCCCGCCGCATCCGGGGCTGCGCGGTGAGGTGGTCGAGGGCACGCTGCGCCCGGGTGCGGACATCGCGTACGACGGACCACCGGTCCCGGGCGTCGAGCAGCACATCTGGGTGCTGGAGGGCGCGGTGGAGATCACGGCCAACGGCCAGGCGTACGCGCTCGGGGCGGGGGACTGTCTGCGGTTCCGGCTGTGGGGAAGCTCGCGGTTCCGCTGCGTGGGCTCCGATCCGGTGCGCTACGCGCTGATGGTCGTCCTGCCGTAG